From Brachionichthys hirsutus isolate HB-005 chromosome 7, CSIRO-AGI_Bhir_v1, whole genome shotgun sequence, the proteins below share one genomic window:
- the ly6pge gene encoding lymphocyte antigen 6 family member pge gives MGQLRSTSTVRAAHCSPLRLLALVLLAANSEALQCYTCMGSNNDDCNRQGSKTCPSYSDACAAVMGHGSGVMKSCSYKSFCSQASSQGSRAPGVRVHCCYSDDCNATSFTPGLPGFNYLLLFPPLLSVCFLN, from the exons ATGG GACAACTGAGGAGCACCAGCACCGTGAGGGCTGCACACTGCTCGCCGCTGCGCCTCCTCGCTCTGGTGCTGCTAGCAGCCAACA GTGAGGCTCTGCAATGCTACACCTGTATGGGCTCCAACAACGACGACTGCAACCGCCAAGGTTCCAAAACGTGTCCCAGCTACTCTGACGCCTGTGCTGCAGTGATGGGCCACGGCA GCGGAGTGATGAAGTCGTGCTCCTACAAGTCTTTTTGCAGTCAGGCCAGCAGCCAGGGCTCCAGAGCACCAGGCGTCAGAGTCCACTGCTGCTACAGCGACGACTGCAACGCCACGAGCTTCACCCCCGGCCTGCCAGGGTTCAACTACTTGCTGTTGTTTCCGCCATTGTTGTCTGTCTGCTTTTTAAATTAG